A region from the Desulfobotulus pelophilus genome encodes:
- a CDS encoding alpha-L-glutamate ligase-like protein codes for MSWISPFTLKGMGILGMNRRNHAFVARYNPRCHYPLVDNKLKTKQLASAYGVPTPTLRFIVSAQHEVRHVNKQLQNGEGFAIKPAKGSGGKGILVISGSRGNSFIKSSGRRLDERDIQRHISNILAGLYSLGGTPDTALIEDIIQMDPLFEGYSHQGIPDIRVIVFQGYPVMAMLRLATEASDGKANLHQGAVGVGLDMATGKGLRALQFGKPVLLHPDTRKPLDSITIPDWKHLLTLASRCYEMTGLGYIGADIVLDRNRGPLMLELNARPGLAIQMTNGEGLLQRLTAIETLTCNNRNIDERVSWAMESFGKTKGTTLP; via the coding sequence ATGAGCTGGATTTCACCCTTTACTTTAAAAGGCATGGGTATTTTAGGCATGAACCGCCGTAATCATGCTTTTGTAGCCCGATACAATCCCCGTTGCCACTACCCCCTTGTGGACAACAAACTCAAAACCAAGCAGCTTGCCAGTGCCTACGGTGTACCCACGCCCACCCTGCGCTTCATCGTCAGTGCCCAGCATGAAGTCAGGCATGTAAATAAACAGCTTCAGAACGGTGAGGGTTTTGCTATCAAACCCGCCAAAGGGTCCGGTGGGAAAGGAATTCTTGTCATCTCCGGAAGCCGTGGTAACAGCTTTATCAAATCTTCCGGAAGACGTCTCGATGAACGGGATATACAAAGACATATTTCCAATATTCTTGCAGGTCTCTACTCCCTCGGTGGCACACCAGATACGGCTCTGATCGAAGACATCATTCAGATGGATCCCCTGTTTGAAGGATACTCCCATCAGGGAATTCCCGATATTCGTGTGATTGTTTTTCAGGGCTATCCTGTCATGGCCATGCTTCGACTGGCCACAGAAGCTTCCGACGGCAAGGCCAACCTGCATCAGGGAGCTGTGGGGGTCGGTCTGGATATGGCCACAGGCAAAGGGTTAAGAGCCCTGCAGTTCGGAAAGCCCGTATTGCTGCACCCCGACACAAGAAAACCGCTGGACTCCATCACAATACCTGACTGGAAACATCTGCTTACCCTTGCCAGCCGGTGCTATGAAATGACAGGGCTGGGCTATATTGGCGCGGATATTGTGCTCGACAGAAATCGTGGACCTTTAATGCTGGAACTCAACGCCAGACCCGGCCTTGCCATTCAAATGACCAACGGAGAAGGCCTTCTGCAACGCCTTACAGCCATTGAAACCCTGACCTGCAACAACCGAAACATTGATGAAAGGGTTAGCTGGGCCATGGAGTCTTTCGGAAAAACAAAGGGAACAACTCTGCCATGA